In Fundulus heteroclitus isolate FHET01 chromosome 18, MU-UCD_Fhet_4.1, whole genome shotgun sequence, a single genomic region encodes these proteins:
- the LOC105916986 gene encoding odorant receptor 131-2-like, protein MSNNSSVAVLFQQQVNFRLMFVQMLVMIFLCINMLLIVTFFKKECFHTSARYILFAVMLLSDSFVLIISDVLLILNWVEFSIHVWLCTIISVVTLLYVMATPVTLTAMTLERYVAICLPLRHAELCSTRRSVRCILIIHGISSVPGMMILIVFLATAPFSLYKQKALCSVEMFLLQTWQRHFRSAVSQFYFLIMCIVIIFSYAQIMKVAKAASTENKRSTQRGLRTVTLHAFQLLLCLIQLWNPFFEAAALHIDFTLFMDIRYSNYILFNVAPRCLSPLIYGLRDDKFFLALKNDICLSSCKRRKV, encoded by the coding sequence ATGTCAAATAACAGCTCTGTGGCTGTCCTTTTTCAACAACAGGTAAACTTCCGGCTGATGTTTGTGCAGATGTTGGTGATGATTTTTCTGTGCATCAACATGCTGCTCATTGTGACTTTCTTCAAAAAGGAGTGTTTCCACACAAGCGCTCGGTATATTCTATTTGCTGTTATGTTGCTGTCAGACAGTTTTGTGTTAATCATATCTGatgttttgcttattttaaacTGGGTTGAATTCAGCATACATGTCTGGCTGTGTACCATTATTTCTGTTGTCACACTCCTCTATGTTATGGCCACACCTGTGACTCTGACAGCTATGACCCTGGAGCGTTATGTGGCCATTTGCCTGCCCCTGCGGCATGCAGAGCTGTGCTCCACCCGCAGGTCCGTACGCTGCATCCTCATTATTCACGGCATCAGCTCTGTTCCCGGCATGATGATTCTCATTGTGTTCTTGGCGACAGCGCCTTTCAGCCTCTACAAACAAAAGGCTTTGTGTTCAGTGGAGATGTTCCTTTTGCAGACATGGCAACGTCATTTTAGGTCCGCTGTAAgtcagttttactttttgattatgtGCATCGTCATCATTTTCTCCTATGCTCAAATAATGAAGGTGGCCAAAGCTGCTTCTACAGAGAATAAGCGGTCAACACAGAGAGGGCTGAGAACAGTCACCCTTCATGCtttccagctgctgctctgtCTCATCCAGCTGTGGAACCCCTTCTTCGAGGCTGCTGCACTTCATAttgattttactttatttatggACATCCGGTACTCTAACTACATACTGTTTAATGTTGCACCAAGATGTTTGAGTCCTCTTATTTATGGTCTCAGGGATGACAAATTTTTTCTTGCCCTAAAAAACGATATTTGCTTGAGCTCTTGTAAAAGACGGAAAGTCTga